A region of the Arachis hypogaea cultivar Tifrunner chromosome 15, arahy.Tifrunner.gnm2.J5K5, whole genome shotgun sequence genome:
gttcgcacactattctcaaaagtgatatatattttacccatcttgtgccaaaagaggaatatgttaacactattattggctcaggcaatgtgatagaaggctccggaaaagctataattttgtttcctggaggaacaaaatttataataaataatgcactattatctaccaagtctctgagaaacttgttgagtttcaaagatattcgccgaaatggatatcatgttgagacgatgaatgagggaaatcatgagtatttatgtataacaactcatgattcaaataagaaagttatattagaaaaattaccctcactttcatctgggttgtattataccaagattagtgcaattgaatcacatgccactgtaaaccagaagtttactaactcaaatgagttcataacttggcacgaccgattgggtcatccgggaacaaccatgatgagaagaaccagaagattcttaaatctagtgaattttgttgtgctgcatgttctcaagggaaattaattttaaggccatcaccagtaaagattggatttgagtcccctgaattcctagaaaggattcaaggtgatatatgtggacctattcatccaccatgtggatcttttagatattttatggtcctgatagacgcatcttcgagatggtcacatgtgtgcttattatcttctcgcaacctggcgtttgcgagattactggctcaaattattcgattaaaagcacaatttccagaaaatccaattaaagcaattcgtcttgataatgctggtgaatttacttcccaagcttttgatgcttattgtatggctaatggaataagtgttgaacatccagtagcttatgttcacacacaaaatgggttagcagaatcacttattaagcgcctccaattaattgctagacccttgcttatgagaacaaatctcccaacctcggtttgggggcatgcagttttacatgctgcagcacttattcgtttgaggccaacgagttaccatcagttctctcctatgcaattagcttttggccagcagccaaatgtttcccatttaagaatatttgggtgtgcgatatatgttcccattgcaccacctaatcgcaccaaaatgggaccccaaagaaaattggggatatatgttggatatgattctccctctatagtgaggtatcttgagatacaaactggtgatgtgtttaaagcccggtttgcggattgtcattttgatgaatcaaaatttccaacattagggggagagaataagcttcctgaaaaggaacttaattggaatgcatcatcgttgatgcatttagatcctcgatcagcgcaatgtgaactagaagttcaaaagattatacatttgcaaagaatagcaaatgaattgcctgatgcattttccgatacaaagaggataaccaaatcttatataccagcggaaaatgccccaattcgaattgatgtcccagtaggacaagtagctacTGAAgcgaattcacgccagaagcgtggcaggacggaaaatgtcccaattcaaattgatgtcccagtaggacaaatagccactgaagcaaatacacgccagaagcgtggcaggcctgtcggttccaaagacaaaaatcctcgaaagagaaaagaggtaaatatgattcctgttgaaaaagacatagtaaagacacctgcagttgtccaaaattctgatataacgccagaagacgttcaggtacctgaaaattgtgaaaatgacgagatctcgataaattatgtctttacaggagagaaatgggaccgaaataagacaattgtcaatgaaatatttgcatataatgtggcattagatatcatgcatgaaagtaagaatcttgagccaagatcagtcgaagaatgtcgacaaagaaatgattggccaaaatgggaagcagccatgaaggctgaattagactcacttgcaaaacgtgaagtctttggacctgtagtccgtacacctgcagatgtaaaacctgttggatacaaatgggtatttgtgagaaaacgaaatgagaaaaatgaagttgtgcgctacaaagcccgacttgtggcacaaggtttttcacaaaggcccggtatagattatgaagaaacgtattcccctgtagtggatgcgataacattgcgttatttggtcagtttatctgcatatcataaactgcatatgcatttaatggatgtggtaacagcctatttgtacggctcattagatcgggatatctatatgaaagtccctgaaggactaaagatatccaaaccatccaatgaatattcgcaagggttatactcagtcaaattgcaaagatctttatatggtctaaagcaatctggacgaatgtggtataatcgtcttactgagtatctggccaaaaacggattcaagaatgatgatatctgcccgtgtgttttcataaagaaaactacatctgggttcattataattgctgtgtacgttgatgatttaaatatcattgggactcctgaagagattccaacaattataaaaattctaaaagaagagtttgagatgaaagatcttggaaagactaaattttgtctcggcctgcagatcgagcatataaaaagtgggatctttattcatcaaacaacatacacagaaaggatcttgaaaagattttatatggataagtcacatccattaagtacaccaatgatcgtaagatccttggatgtgaaaaaggatcaatttcgtcctaaagaagaaaatgaagatatccttggtcctgaagtaccatatcttagtgccattggagcgctaatgtatcttgctaataatacgcgacctgacatatcattcgcggtgaatttactagcaaggtatagttcctctccaaccagaagacattggagtggaatcaaacaaatttttcgatatcttcatggaacggttgatatgggattgttttatccctatggatccaagtcacaactagttggctatgcagatgccggatacctgtctgatccacataaagggagatctcaaacaggatacctgttcacatatggtggtacagctatatcatggaggtccacgaaacagacgatagcagcaacctcctctaatcatgctgaaatactggcgattcatgaagctagtcgcgagtgtttttggctgaggagtctgattcaatatattctgtcatcatgtggactgattgatcataagatagctccaactatcctgtttgaagataatgcagcatgtattgctcaacttaaaggcggatacatcaaaggcgatagaacaaagcatatttcccccaaattcttcttcactcatgatcttcaaaatcaagggacaattgatgtacaacagatccgctcaagcgacaatctggcagatttatttacaaagtcacttccaaaatcctcctttgaaagattggtacatgagattggaatgcgccgatttcgagactttaaatgatgtcggcaagagggggagactgtactctttttcccttggtcaggttttttcccattgggtttttcttgacaaggtttttaatgaggcagtccccatcacaagggatattgtactctttttccttcactaaggtttttcccacagggttttcctttagtaaggttttaatgaggcaataatcctaaatgggcatccaagggggagtgttgagATAAGAATGGGACGTGGATGCCCATTCCCATGCAGTACTCACATTCTCAAAGAAggaataataattaatgaatgttgaaattgatccccctcgtacatgtataaatagaggcCTTTGCCTCCGAGAGAAACACAAGCAAATAATAAAATCACTTCTCTCTTTATGTtacaatcaaatactcttctctttatatttctactacaattctttctcttcttttattttataagtattttaaattctattttctattactctttacatataatattaatagcaatattaaccatctttattatattgagattgcaACAATAAACAGatgcgattctctctctctttatttttaatacttctttctatctttgtatatatatacacattacaacatataatattattatatatatataaattattattgggctaattattttaatactagagtcttctatttgtacatctctattatatatatcttttatttcacaacatGATTGCCTTTTtcctacttattattattattattattacattcttTAGAACCTTATGTCTGCAAATCATTCATGTCTCCGCGTGACTTGTTTTTCCTATACTTAAATTGCAGTTTTCAATTTCAGCtgaaaagttaattaattattgctaggttggattaattttttttttagtagaaaagtatttttttaataaagtatttttattgaatttaaaatttatttagatatatattttttaaaaaatatttttattaaataaaaaataaattatgttttttaaagttaaaaatattttatttaaaaaatataaaaataaaagacgtttttaatacttaaaatttttttttaaaaaaaaaatataaaaagtacttttttttcaaaagattGAGCATAAGAAGGAGAAGTAGAAATAAacatttgttatatatattaaaattgatgAAGAAAATTTGcttatcaaaaaaaattttgatgaagacaaaactatgaaaaatatatatatatatatataattataatttttttttaatataacaataaaatGTTACGatcatttttttgttaaattgatCAATAATATAATCTACAATTATCAATTCATATGAATACTTAATAATTGAACTAAAAACTTAATAGAATAataaagatttattttatatttttgcgcTCGCACAACCATTACAACTTACAAAGTTACAAGAAAGGACAAATGTCAAGGAAATTAATTACATAAAAAACATATAATCAGTAAGGAAGTTGAGGGCTAGCATAAAAAGGAATCAAATTCTAGTGAATCCCCCCGGTGCTGACTTAATTAAGAACTGCTAAAACCCAATTTGTGGAGATGTATGGAAATGATGCCCGTTATTATTGGTTTCTTCCACCTTTAGAGTCTTTGGAATTTTTTGGATTTAACTCCTAAAATGTATAAGATGGTGAAAAGAAAAGAGGTTTTGTCTAATAAACTTAAATAAAGGGATAATTTACCATAATAAATAAATTGGCCTCTAAATTTATTAGAATACACATTTTGTAAAATGAATACCAAAatgtatttttttcataaattatgtAAATCGCGACAGGTTCCTGCGGTTTACGAATGCACGTAATTTGCTACAGGAGTGTCGCGGTTTACGTTCGAAGCAAAGCATCACATAATCCGCGCGGTAGGGGTGTCGCGGTTTATGTGTGATTTGCAAACGTGCATAAATCGCTACAAGGGTCTAGCGGTTTATGCTTTGTCAAATTCGCCTATATATACCACTCAAGATAGGGAGTTGGGCATTTGAGGAGAGTCATTTTCACACTTTCACAAATGGATAGTGAAGAGAGCTTGTTGGTTCTAGTCCACTGCtctggtaaaataaaaaaaaagtaatatgcATGGTGTTAAGTTCACTGATAAAGAACCGCTGAACGTTTTAACCCGTTCGACTGATACTTTGTCGGATCTAAAGAGGAACATATTGCAGAAGGCAGGATTGTGTGGGGCCAAGCTGGTGAAGAAGGTGTTCTATAAGATTCTGATGGCAGTTGTGTCAAGTGGTATGCAGTATGAAACATTTGTGATAGGGTCAGATGAAGACATGGAGGTATTGTTTCATTGTCGGCGGAGTTTTTCGGAGGTGAGAATACACGAGTTGTTTGCCAAGTTGGAAGACCGTGTCGACAGTTTCGGGGCTTCAGCGCCAAATCCTCAGTCGACGACAGTGGGGGTACTTCTACTTCGATGCCTGTCGTTGCACCTGGTTGTCTCTTAGCTGCACATTCACTTGTTCTAGCACCGACAGCTAGGTCACTTGGTTTGATTATTGGTCTTGTTGGTGGTGGTGAGCCAGATCACGTTGAGGATGCGATACAGAAAGATGATTCAAACGATGAGCCCGATCACATATCCAGGGATAGTGAGGAGGAAACTTCAGTGGCCCCACTTGCACCTCAGGGGCCATCCAGTTCTGGGTCCCACCAACAACCGCCGCATTTCTCGACACTGAATTTGGAAGCAGTAAGTCAACAACCAgatgaggcacacaccttcggaGGCTAAAGATTACACGAGGGCAATACTTCTGGGGAATTTCAGATTGGCCAATCTTTCCAGACTAAGGAGAAAGCTGTGATGAGTGTTAAGGATTATAGCATTCGTCGTGGAGTTCAGTATCGGGTTATGGAATCAGATCATCTGGAGATGCAAGGAGTTTGGAAACGGCTGCACGTGGATGATCCGCGTGGCACTTCGGCAGCATAAGGATAACTGGGAGGTTAGAAGGTACAATGGAGCCTACACTTGCCTGGCCACTTCTATTTCGAGAGACCACCGACAGTTCGATTACCATGTAACTTGTGCGAGGATCTATCTATTGGTTAGGGCGGATGCAGCGGTTACGATAAAGGTGTTGCAAGAAGCTACTGAGTCAACCTACGGATTCAGGCCTAGTTATAGGAAGATGTGGAAGGCAAAGCAGAAGGCAGTTGCACAGATCTACGGGGATTGGGAAGAGTTGTATACCGAGTTGCCCCGGTGAATCCTTGGGATGCAAGCAACGATGAACGAAACCATTGCTTTGTTGAAGACTTCTCCAGTGCGTCTAAGTGATGAGGTTGATGAGTTTACAGAGTACTTTCATCGACTTTTCTGGACATTTCCTCCATGCGTTGAGGCTTTTAAACATTGCAAGTCACTAATTAGGATTGACAGTACGCATCTGTATGGGAAGTATGGCGGGACTTTGCTTCTGGCTATTGCGCAAGATGGAAACTTGAATATATTTCCAGTTGTGTTTGCACTTATTGAGGGGGAGAATGCTGAGTCGTGGGCTTTTTTCTTATCCCACTTGTGTCAACTTGTGACCCCAAAAGAAGGCATTCTGGTGATCTCTGACAGACACAACAGCATTAAGGCTGCACTGGAGGCACCAGACAGTGGTTGGCTACCGCCTCATGAATATCGAACGTATTACATTCGACACGTTGCAGCTAATTTTGCTCTCAGTTTCAAGGGTCAGGATGCAAGGCGGCTGCTCGTGAATGTGGCGTATGCCAAGACTGAAGCAGAGTTCGACTACTGGTTTGATATTATGAGAACTGAGAATCCGGCCATGTGTGATTGGGCCAACCGACTGGAGTACGATAAGTGGACCCAACACCAGGATAGAGGCAGACGGTTTGACCACATGACGACGAACATATCTGAGTTTGTTAACTCTGTATTGAAGGGGACACGGAATCTGCCGGGTACTGCACTTGTGAAATCCACATATGGGAGgttagcagaactttttgtcgtCTGAGGGCAGACAGCAGAGGCGCAGTTGGGATCAGGCCAACGGTTTTGCCAGGCGCTGGTCAAGGCGATAGAGCGCAACTTGAAAGATTCGAGGTGCTTCACAGTTACTCTGTTTGACAGACATCAGTTTGAGTATACCATGGCTGAGACGACTCCTACCGGTAACTTTTCGCTTGGAACGTATCAGGTTTCCCTCAGAGATCGCACTTGTGACTGCAGGTACTTTAAAGCTCTCTATTACCTGTCCTGCCATGCGATTGCATGCTGTGCTCAGTCCCGGTTAGACTGGGCTACGTACGTCCATGAGGTTTATACCATAAGTAAGGTGTTCAGTGTACCAGATGGGGTTTTTGCCCCCCTATTCCAAAGGGTCTGTGGCTACCGTACGCCGATCCTACTGTCGTTCCTGATCCTAACATGAGACGTGCTAGAGAAGGGTGACCGAGGTCAACAAGAATCCGTAACACCATGGATGAGGCCGATACTAGTCAGTCAAAGCGATGTGGGCTATGCAGACAGATAGGACACACTCGCAGGACTTGCCCTCAGCGAGGATCCTCCCCCAGAGCCGAGGCATAGGTGTCATTAGGTCGTCATGATtagctttcatttttcttttcttatttgtgtTCTTGTCCTATTTTAGTTGTACTTACTGTTCAATAAAGTTGTACTTACTGTTCATTTTACGGTGACGTGGTTATTGTTAGCGATTCTCTATGTAGTTGTGATTCTCTTGAATAAAAGTGTTCTAATTTTGTTAGTAATTCTATAAGTTCAAGACACCAATTTCAATTAAATCAAAGCACCAACCTATATTGCGCCATACATAAAAAAGGCAAACCAAAGTTTCATCCAATAACTCATATTCCATGAAAAATGAACTAAGTCCACACTAAAGCATAAACAGCTAGACCCCTATAGCGGTTTATGCACGTTTGCAAATCACACATAAACCGCGACACCCCTACCGTGGATTATGTGATGCTTTGCTTCGAACGTAAACTGCGGGACCCCTGTCGCGGTTTACatagtttatgaaaaaaatgcATTTTGGTATCCATTTTGCAAAATGTTTATTCTGGTAAATTTGGAGGCTAGTTTATTTATTATGGTAAATTGCCCTAAATAAAGTTTACAGAgccagtatttttattaaaatgtggTCAGCACTTAACCAGTaaaaaaaagtgagtaatttCACATTATTAGATGTAATCTAATACCATTAGAAACACTAATAAATAAATGACTAATTgataactacaaatcacaaaagctGCTGGTTCCTTAATACTCCTCATAAACTTATTCTCAGTTATTGCTTTTAAGAGGTGGTCGTTCTCGATTGTCGGTAAAATATCGAATTTTTTCACTGATCGATTGAAAAGTTTTTGTTTGGAGCTATGAAGTAGCTAGGAATATTTAGTTGAGTTGTGTTTACATACCAGACacattttaaatatgatatttattgATATTTGTTCGAGTGTCTTTTATGTCTAaccgtgttttaataaaaaaataatttttttagatacaCTTATGCACACCTAAATAttcaatcttattcttaacatatattcttaaaatcaaAATTACGAGAATCAAACCAATCAAATAATTTGTTCAATAATTCAGTGGTTCAATCGAAGTCGAACTGTAGTTGAACCGGTTTAACCCATTGTCCCACTATAACCAGCAACTCAATCTCATTGCTCCActataaactttaaaattagcCTATACCTAATCTCAactaaaagaaacaaacataaagaaaactGCAAATAAAAGCGCTTGAACCACAATTCTCAACCAAATCAAATTGTATAGCATCAAAACTCTTTCACCTCTTTTAATAACCATATACAAGGCCACAATCGAGACTCCATTCACCAAAGAGTTAATTACTTCAATTAATAAAGACATGGTATTTCTTAAACCACACCAATTCCTAATGTATTAATTAACCGACCTATCATACCAAAATCCACAACTGGATTGAAACTCAAACTCCAAAatcattaaaatcaaaatttaacaaaacagTGAAGCACCATCAACAGAATTATTCCAgtttcataaaaattaataaggcaaaaaagaagaagcaataatCAAAATCTATTCTGTCTAGCAACGAAATTAATCAacataattaatcaaattttcacACAAGAACCAAAATCTATTCTGTTTAGTGACTAgaatccaaaataaaaatataaaaactcaaaatcattataattaacaaaataaaaaaattaattgaagaaagagagagtaACATAATTAAACACTGTAATTTTACGGCAGCAGAGAGAGACAGCGAAGAGTCCACAACGACAGAAGAATGACGTTCATAGAGAGCGAGAGAAAGGGCTCAAAGACAGAGACAGTCTTGACGACGAAGGTAGAGATGGCGACGCCAACAATATCTCCAAACAGACCTTCTGGCGAGAAAGGAACCAAATTAACAGCGAGGGAGGAACGAGACAGAAAGGATGAGAGGCAACGCGAGACGCATTGCAACGAAAGAGACGAGCGACAACGCGAGACTCGTTGCGATAGAGGAGACGAGCTTGAGCAATGGGACGACAACTAGTGGAGCATATGCGATACTAGCGGTGAGACAGTGGTAAACGTGCATTCGGCGATGGAGTGGCATGTGCTAAGAAGCACGAATACAACTCGCAATACGAACACGTTTATGATAAGAATGTTataaaatttagataaaatattaaaataataaactatcatattataaatataagaatatatataattacataaaaaatatgtaaaaaatccaaaataacataatatcaataattataatttttaaataaacccTTATATGGACATTAAACATTAGATGTTATTAActtattttatgaaaaattaaaaaattatacaagtaTCAGTAAAAAAGTCaaagaaataataaaacaatGATAGTTGAGAGAGAGAAATTGCTAAACAAAAGTGGAGCAGAAAGTGAGAGGCAAGAATCATTAATCTCACCGCCTCCTTAGTTTCTTGAGATTTAAAAGTTAGGGTGAATACTCAAcccaatttttttaatcattttttaaaaggattataagatatttattttttaaacaacaaaatatttttttgatttttaatatttaatttcgtGAGACtggttaacctttttattaataattttttaaaatatatttatgtgacacgttaatcactaatatattttcgatttaatttttataagtaaaaataatttaaaaattactaatattttttagttttacatAGTAAATTTAACTAATACATTTAAAAaaagtaatagaaaaataaaaaaactaaacgaCTTGGATAATTATCCTTAAAAGAcaacaaaattctaaaaaaacgTGTTAATCCTAGTTGATTTTTAATGGATAAATCAATCGTTTAACATGTCATATAGGCTTATTTCGTTAATACAGAGAAAAAATATTGAAAGAGGGACTAATCAATCCATAAAAATACAGATAAAAGaccaaaaagaattttttttattaagaaccTCGTtatctttcgaggta
Encoded here:
- the LOC112748226 gene encoding uncharacterized protein produces the protein MNETIALLKTSPVRLSDEVDEFTEYFHRLFWTFPPCVEAFKHCKSLIRIDSTHLYGKYGGTLLLAIAQDGNLNIFPVVFALIEGENAESWAFFLSHLCQLVTPKEGILVISDRHNSIKAALEAPDSGWLPPHEYRTYYIRHVAANFALSFKGQDARRLLVNVAYAKTEAEFDYWFDIMRTENPAMCDWANRLEYDKWTQHQDRGRRFDHMTTNISEFVNSVLKGTRNLPGTALVKSTYGRLAELFVV